A DNA window from Rhizobium jaguaris contains the following coding sequences:
- a CDS encoding ABC transporter permease, whose translation MTGAFRVYRIELERIFTLRPAFAVLVIAVLIYSVFYPQPYRNEALRDVPIALVDQDDTDSSRQLARRLDASSDIAIAATLPDEVSAEREIFARNLYGLVIIPKYFERDLLHGRASPIALYADASYFLIYQRISGAVTAVARTMGAEVETARLIAAHVDPAIAAAVPDPLPLTAVTLFNPQGGYATYILPAAFVLILQQTLLIGVGLLGTHANPKLEELSPAQAGPYDRVLGKLLAYMTLQLFAVSFYLIALPYLYGLPRLGSPMAIAALAIPFVIAVSSLGMVIARLVRNPLAVQLLTAAVGIPFLFLAGFSWPSEAIPAWLKAAALALPSTSAINGLVAVAQLGATVADVRQQFLTLSALAGVYTVFAFFLEPRGYVTRKAILAR comes from the coding sequence ATGACCGGAGCCTTCAGGGTCTATCGTATCGAATTGGAACGTATCTTCACCCTGCGGCCCGCTTTTGCGGTGCTGGTGATCGCCGTCCTTATCTATTCGGTATTCTACCCCCAACCGTATAGAAACGAGGCCCTGCGCGACGTCCCCATCGCCTTGGTCGATCAAGACGACACCGACAGCAGTCGGCAGCTTGCCCGCCGGCTGGATGCTTCCTCGGATATTGCTATCGCCGCCACCTTGCCGGACGAGGTTTCAGCGGAGCGGGAGATCTTCGCCAGGAACCTTTACGGGCTTGTCATCATACCGAAATATTTCGAGCGGGACCTGCTGCACGGTCGCGCGTCGCCGATCGCCCTTTATGCGGATGCGAGCTATTTCCTGATCTACCAGCGCATATCGGGGGCTGTGACGGCGGTCGCCCGGACGATGGGGGCGGAGGTGGAGACGGCCCGTCTGATTGCAGCTCACGTAGATCCCGCCATCGCGGCGGCTGTTCCGGATCCCTTGCCCCTCACTGCCGTGACCCTTTTCAATCCGCAGGGGGGATATGCCACCTACATACTTCCTGCAGCCTTTGTCCTGATTCTGCAGCAGACTTTGCTGATCGGCGTCGGCTTGCTCGGAACCCACGCCAATCCCAAATTGGAAGAGCTCTCGCCCGCACAGGCAGGTCCCTATGACAGGGTCCTCGGAAAACTGCTGGCCTATATGACGCTTCAGCTATTCGCGGTATCCTTTTACCTGATCGCCCTGCCGTATCTTTACGGGCTGCCAAGGCTCGGATCACCAATGGCGATAGCGGCCCTCGCCATCCCGTTCGTCATCGCAGTATCATCTCTTGGAATGGTCATTGCACGACTAGTGAGGAACCCATTGGCGGTTCAGCTCCTCACGGCGGCAGTCGGAATACCATTTCTGTTCTTGGCGGGTTTTTCATGGCCGTCAGAAGCAATCCCGGCTTGGCTGAAGGCGGCGGCACTTGCGCTCCCGAGCACCTCCGCGATCAACGGACTGGTCGCGGTTGCGCAATTGGGAGCAACCGTTGCCGACGTGCGCCAGCAATTTCTCACGTTGTCGGCATTAGCTGGCGTTTATACCGTGTTCGCCTTTTTCCTAGAACCTCGCGGATATGTTACGCGCAAGGCGATTTTGGCTCGCTGA
- a CDS encoding ABC transporter permease, producing the protein MLGKGRIRYGFALVFRREIDHFWRRPFLLFLSTLLPLLLMGLLATVFNEGLATRLSIAVLDLDDSDLSRTIIRTVDATPDTAVAVRVADLAEGRQLILSGKVHGLLFLPRNLERDTLSGRRPEVVFFYNTQTLTPGNLTLRGVSAAVPSVAAGIRLALRTEKGEPVDIAEADLQPIPVQIHPLFNPTLNYAHFLLAALMPSVLQVAIITTMAYSVGLDVDRPHRLRVLRRLGGGLWPALFGKILPYTVLFLFVLGLSDIVLFAVLEAPLRGDRLLLVCGAILFVLACQLIGTLLALILRPTASAISIGALFAAPAFGFMGIGFPRLGMNVFAYYWGQLLPGTWYLMVRVDQTVRGTPFDLSLRPLASLLALTIALAIFVFLRLEKIRARTDRENANRFGREASA; encoded by the coding sequence GTGCTCGGGAAAGGAAGGATCAGGTACGGGTTCGCCCTCGTCTTCAGGCGGGAAATCGATCATTTTTGGCGTCGTCCCTTCCTACTCTTTCTGTCCACGCTGCTGCCGTTGCTGTTGATGGGTCTGCTGGCAACCGTCTTCAACGAAGGTTTGGCAACGCGCTTGTCGATCGCCGTCCTCGATCTGGATGATTCGGATTTATCGCGGACCATCATCCGGACGGTGGACGCCACGCCTGATACGGCTGTAGCTGTCAGAGTGGCCGATCTGGCCGAGGGACGACAGCTCATCTTGTCGGGTAAGGTGCATGGCCTGCTGTTTCTTCCTCGCAATCTAGAGCGCGATACTCTGAGCGGCCGACGACCGGAAGTCGTCTTCTTCTATAACACCCAGACCCTGACGCCCGGAAACCTGACGCTTCGGGGCGTCAGCGCGGCCGTGCCGAGCGTCGCCGCCGGGATCAGGCTGGCGTTGCGAACCGAGAAGGGCGAGCCGGTCGATATCGCTGAGGCGGATCTGCAGCCCATTCCTGTCCAAATCCACCCACTGTTCAATCCGACCCTGAACTACGCCCATTTCCTTCTTGCGGCATTGATGCCCTCTGTCCTGCAGGTCGCGATCATCACGACAATGGCCTATAGTGTGGGTCTTGACGTTGACAGGCCGCACCGATTGCGCGTGCTGCGCAGGCTCGGAGGTGGTCTGTGGCCGGCACTATTCGGGAAGATCTTGCCCTACACGGTTCTGTTTCTCTTCGTGCTCGGTCTTTCCGATATCGTGCTCTTCGCGGTTCTGGAAGCGCCGCTACGCGGCGACCGGCTGCTGCTGGTTTGCGGGGCGATCCTGTTCGTGCTGGCCTGCCAGCTTATCGGAACGCTTCTCGCTCTGATCCTTCGCCCCACGGCAAGCGCAATCAGCATCGGCGCACTCTTTGCCGCTCCCGCTTTCGGCTTCATGGGTATCGGCTTTCCCAGGTTGGGGATGAATGTCTTCGCCTATTACTGGGGGCAATTGCTACCGGGAACCTGGTATCTCATGGTGCGCGTGGATCAGACGGTCCGCGGAACGCCCTTTGATTTGTCGCTGAGGCCGCTCGCCAGCCTTCTCGCATTGACGATAGCGCTCGCCATCTTTGTCTTCCTTCGGCTGGAAAAGATCCGGGCTCGTACGGACCGAGAAAACGCAAACCGGTTCGGAAGGGAAGCCTCGGCATGA
- a CDS encoding HlyD family secretion protein, giving the protein MLRLVRALIALVAIVALGVVLWFATRPPPLVVQGEVSANRIDLSPRVSGRVAKLNADVGDNVAAGAVIAELDSPQLIASLQMAKAALAVAEADLVRVNSTRPETIAARKAELAAADADVTLYQENAARQAKLISSGSSTQSMVDEATRNLEGSIRKRESAQAALDLAVAGSSKEEKALAATQVEQAKASLAQTQTDVGELTIRAPIDAQVTTRVAELGENFSAGAPLYSLIDINHPWFTFNLREDLIKGLAIGDRFDVTVPALDNSKIEVQVTVINVQGQYATWRATRATGDFDLRTFEVRAEPTSPIKGLRPGMSAIARWPKARS; this is encoded by the coding sequence ATGCTGAGGCTCGTTCGGGCATTGATCGCTTTGGTGGCCATCGTCGCCCTTGGCGTTGTTCTCTGGTTCGCAACCAGGCCGCCGCCGCTGGTGGTCCAGGGCGAGGTTTCCGCCAACCGGATCGATCTTAGCCCACGTGTATCGGGACGTGTGGCGAAGCTCAACGCCGACGTCGGCGATAACGTGGCGGCAGGCGCGGTGATCGCCGAACTGGATAGCCCGCAATTGATAGCGAGCCTCCAGATGGCGAAGGCTGCGCTCGCCGTGGCCGAGGCCGATCTTGTTCGCGTCAACAGTACACGACCGGAAACCATCGCGGCCCGCAAGGCCGAACTGGCCGCCGCCGATGCCGATGTTACGCTTTACCAGGAAAATGCCGCCCGCCAGGCCAAATTGATCAGTTCGGGATCATCGACGCAGTCGATGGTCGATGAGGCGACACGCAATCTCGAAGGATCAATCCGCAAACGGGAATCCGCGCAGGCCGCTCTCGACCTCGCCGTCGCCGGATCGAGCAAGGAAGAAAAGGCGCTTGCCGCGACCCAAGTCGAGCAGGCCAAGGCATCACTAGCGCAGACGCAAACGGATGTCGGCGAACTGACTATCCGGGCGCCGATCGATGCACAGGTGACGACGCGCGTGGCTGAACTCGGCGAGAATTTTAGCGCCGGCGCGCCGCTGTATTCGCTGATCGACATCAACCATCCCTGGTTCACGTTCAACCTGCGCGAAGATCTCATCAAGGGTCTCGCGATCGGTGATCGGTTCGATGTGACGGTCCCGGCTCTCGACAACAGCAAGATCGAGGTGCAGGTGACTGTGATCAACGTACAGGGGCAGTACGCCACGTGGCGGGCAACCCGGGCGACGGGCGACTTCGATTTGCGCACATTCGAGGTTCGTGCCGAGCCGACCAGTCCGATCAAGGGGCTGCGACCCGGCATGAGCGCAATCGCACGCTGGCCTAAGGCGAGGTCGTAA
- the tnpA gene encoding IS66-like element accessory protein TnpA — protein MVGDRADAMLEVMDEGMHEARHEGKYRRIEMITGRRQRRNWTDEEKARILAESAEPEVNISAVARRWGVNRGLLNVWRREAGLTSQRSAKTSLPPAVFVPVTVVGDGARHEGSPSNAPEVLAGRIEIEIAGARMTVIGSVAPELAQAMVAALRGRR, from the coding sequence ATGGTTGGAGATCGCGCTGATGCCATGCTTGAAGTCATGGATGAAGGCATGCATGAAGCCAGGCATGAGGGAAAGTATCGGCGGATCGAGATGATCACCGGTCGGCGGCAGCGGCGGAATTGGACTGACGAGGAGAAGGCGCGGATTCTCGCGGAGAGCGCAGAACCTGAAGTGAACATTTCGGCTGTTGCGAGGCGCTGGGGCGTCAATCGCGGCTTGCTGAATGTGTGGCGACGGGAAGCCGGACTAACCTCTCAACGGTCGGCAAAGACCAGTTTGCCACCTGCCGTGTTCGTGCCGGTGACAGTGGTTGGGGATGGCGCACGACACGAAGGCTCGCCATCGAATGCCCCGGAGGTTCTCGCTGGCCGAATTGAGATCGAGATTGCGGGCGCACGCATGACGGTCATCGGCTCGGTGGCGCCTGAACTGGCGCAGGCGATGGTAGCGGCGTTGCGAGGGCGCCGGTGA
- the tnpB gene encoding IS66 family insertion sequence element accessory protein TnpB (TnpB, as the term is used for proteins encoded by IS66 family insertion elements, is considered an accessory protein, since TnpC, encoded by a neighboring gene, is a DDE family transposase.), which translates to MIGVSPNGAKIMVATQPVDFRRGMNGLVALVASALAADPYCGDVFVFRAKRLDRLRCIYWDGSGMILATKWLESGKFVWPPICDGAMQMSAQEFSLLLAGIDWTRVKRNAVRRPSKAG; encoded by the coding sequence GTGATCGGAGTTTCGCCAAATGGCGCGAAGATCATGGTTGCGACGCAACCTGTCGACTTCCGGCGCGGGATGAATGGGCTTGTGGCCTTGGTGGCGTCAGCGCTTGCGGCCGATCCCTATTGTGGCGACGTGTTTGTATTCCGCGCCAAGCGCCTCGATCGCCTTCGCTGCATTTACTGGGACGGATCAGGCATGATCCTGGCAACAAAGTGGTTGGAAAGCGGAAAGTTCGTTTGGCCGCCGATCTGCGATGGCGCGATGCAGATGAGTGCCCAGGAGTTCTCGCTTTTGCTGGCCGGCATTGACTGGACGCGGGTCAAACGAAACGCGGTGAGAAGGCCCTCAAAAGCAGGCTGA
- the tnpC gene encoding IS66 family transposase: MPLRPDPLPQDAAQLTRIILSLNEENADLKARVAFLERQLFGTKSEKMTVLDPTQAMLDLGDLSDIPVAANDDVAPVDDDKTQARRSPARNIGRLPKHLPRYDEVIEPESKTCPCCSFELHCIGADVSEALDIVPAVVRVKRTIRPRYACRACENVVVQAPAPARVMDGGMVTTAFAAHVAVSKFAWHLPLNRQAQMLASCGVIIDRGTLGAWVTRVAWWLELLYDALTAFIRSQPRVFCDETPLPRLDPGRKRTKLCQLWAQAVDDRPWNGPAPPAVAYTFAESRSAREVEGQLSSFAGVLQVDGYQAYKTMVKRRGKSNVAPMRLAFCLAHARRKFVDVVKLTGSSEALSILARIAEIYRIEAKLRGEDEDTRLSGRRREAAPIMRELKVHLTELSDEVSSKSALGKAVTYMLNHWSGLTAFLEDGRIEVDSNVVERSMKSVALTRKNSLFVGNERGGKTFAVLASLVNTAKLNGVDPDVWLADVLERIISGKVKANEMESLLPWAWKAEREAMTQQERQAA; this comes from the coding sequence ATGCCGCTTCGACCCGATCCCTTGCCCCAGGATGCTGCGCAATTGACCCGGATCATTCTCTCGCTCAACGAAGAGAATGCCGACCTCAAGGCGCGCGTGGCCTTCCTTGAGCGCCAACTCTTCGGGACGAAATCGGAGAAGATGACGGTGCTCGATCCGACGCAGGCAATGCTCGATCTTGGCGATCTAAGCGACATTCCCGTTGCTGCCAATGACGATGTCGCGCCAGTCGATGACGACAAAACGCAGGCACGGAGATCGCCAGCCCGCAATATCGGCCGCTTGCCCAAACACCTTCCGCGTTATGACGAGGTCATCGAGCCGGAGAGCAAGACTTGTCCCTGCTGTTCGTTCGAACTTCATTGCATCGGCGCTGATGTCAGCGAGGCGCTCGACATCGTGCCTGCGGTTGTCAGGGTGAAACGGACGATCCGGCCGCGCTATGCATGCCGGGCTTGCGAAAACGTTGTTGTGCAGGCGCCGGCACCAGCGCGCGTGATGGACGGTGGCATGGTGACCACGGCGTTTGCCGCGCATGTCGCTGTTTCGAAGTTTGCCTGGCATCTCCCGCTCAATCGCCAGGCCCAGATGCTGGCCTCCTGCGGCGTCATCATCGATCGCGGCACACTCGGTGCCTGGGTGACGCGGGTCGCCTGGTGGCTCGAACTTCTCTATGATGCACTCACCGCCTTCATCCGCTCGCAGCCAAGGGTGTTCTGTGACGAGACGCCACTTCCGCGCCTCGATCCGGGGCGCAAACGAACCAAGCTTTGCCAGTTATGGGCGCAAGCAGTTGACGACCGCCCCTGGAATGGTCCGGCGCCACCGGCGGTGGCCTATACTTTTGCCGAAAGCCGCAGCGCTCGCGAGGTTGAGGGGCAACTGTCGTCGTTTGCCGGCGTGCTTCAGGTTGATGGATACCAAGCCTATAAAACCATGGTCAAACGACGCGGCAAGAGCAACGTTGCCCCCATGCGGCTGGCCTTCTGCCTCGCCCATGCACGGCGAAAGTTCGTTGATGTCGTCAAACTGACCGGCTCTTCGGAGGCCTTGTCGATCCTTGCCAGGATTGCCGAAATCTATCGCATCGAAGCAAAACTACGAGGGGAAGATGAAGATACCCGGCTTAGCGGCAGGCGTCGTGAGGCAGCTCCCATCATGAGAGAACTGAAGGTCCATCTCACCGAACTGAGCGACGAGGTGTCGTCGAAATCGGCACTTGGCAAGGCAGTCACTTACATGCTCAACCACTGGAGCGGACTGACAGCCTTCCTGGAGGATGGCCGGATCGAGGTGGACTCCAATGTCGTCGAGCGTTCAATGAAATCCGTGGCCTTGACGAGAAAGAACTCATTATTCGTGGGCAACGAGCGGGGTGGCAAGACCTTCGCGGTCCTGGCATCGCTCGTGAACACGGCAAAGCTTAACGGCGTGGACCCCGACGTCTGGCTTGCCGATGTGCTGGAGCGCATCATCTCCGGCAAAGTGAAAGCCAACGAGATGGAGAGCCTTTTGCCTTGGGCCTGGAAGGCGGAGCGCGAAGCGATGACACAGCAGGAGCGACAAGCGGCATGA
- a CDS encoding UPF0149 family protein has protein sequence MTQNSQEMTPRPKLDDEAFEAFIRRRRPPSPIWSMSSLDGYLTALIIGPKFIDPRQWIPELTGPDALNLPMETTEHRAVQTIVAEYNRISASLSERPKDHRPRFTQIDDQTLDPFDWDLCFLLGTGYAPKLWRPVLRGHAVTGDIIAPLRKLGEIKRKATHQDAAAVAEALVNIRTYFMPKRAKQKF, from the coding sequence ATGACACAGAACAGCCAGGAGATGACGCCGCGACCGAAGCTCGATGACGAAGCGTTCGAAGCCTTTATCAGGAGACGTCGTCCGCCATCGCCTATCTGGTCAATGAGCAGTCTCGATGGTTATCTTACGGCCCTCATCATCGGCCCGAAGTTCATCGACCCACGGCAATGGATCCCGGAACTGACCGGCCCGGATGCCCTAAACCTGCCGATGGAAACAACCGAACATCGGGCCGTGCAGACGATCGTTGCAGAGTATAATCGGATATCTGCAAGCCTTTCCGAGAGACCGAAAGACCACCGGCCAAGGTTCACCCAGATCGATGATCAGACCCTTGATCCATTTGATTGGGACCTCTGCTTTTTGCTGGGAACAGGGTATGCGCCGAAGCTGTGGCGGCCTGTCCTTCGAGGTCATGCCGTCACTGGGGATATCATCGCGCCACTCCGCAAGCTCGGCGAGATAAAACGGAAAGCGACCCACCAGGATGCTGCTGCCGTCGCCGAAGCACTCGTCAATATCCGAACCTATTTTATGCCGAAGCGGGCAAAGCAGAAGTTCTGA
- a CDS encoding nuclear transport factor 2 family protein: MGRRNLNSVKDLDRAWNARRWDDYAELIDDSAVLFIGPHRRPHGKSELVRRSRELCRAFPDAHLHIDPYVDLFMSHDGNKTCSIARLTATRPHGSNPAGDIDLTVAAVSRWEAGKLVEVRNFLIGHPMLYRSPLAACLSMVSAMNGPRLL, from the coding sequence GTGGGGAGGCGCAATCTCAACAGTGTGAAGGACCTGGATCGCGCCTGGAACGCTCGACGCTGGGACGACTATGCCGAGTTGATAGACGACAGCGCCGTCCTTTTCATCGGACCCCACAGGCGCCCTCATGGAAAGAGCGAGCTCGTAAGGAGATCGAGAGAACTTTGCCGCGCCTTTCCGGACGCGCACCTGCATATCGATCCCTATGTCGACCTCTTTATGAGCCACGACGGGAACAAAACCTGTTCCATTGCCCGCCTCACCGCGACACGTCCCCATGGCTCCAACCCGGCCGGCGATATCGACTTGACCGTTGCGGCCGTTTCCCGATGGGAAGCGGGCAAGCTTGTCGAAGTGAGGAATTTCCTGATCGGCCACCCGATGCTGTACCGTTCTCCGCTCGCGGCGTGTTTGTCCATGGTGAGCGCAATGAATGGCCCACGGCTTTTGTGA
- a CDS encoding type II toxin-antitoxin system HicA family toxin, protein MNASEFRRWLAKQGCTFENHRGGSGHVTIYRDGKKSQLPTHGGNKELGPGLINTIKKQLGLK, encoded by the coding sequence ATGAACGCAAGCGAATTCAGGCGTTGGCTCGCCAAACAAGGTTGCACCTTTGAAAACCATCGCGGTGGGAGCGGACATGTTACTATTTACCGCGATGGAAAGAAATCCCAACTTCCTACTCACGGTGGGAACAAAGAGTTGGGTCCAGGCTTGATTAACACAATCAAAAAACAGCTTGGCTTAAAATAA
- a CDS encoding type II toxin-antitoxin system HicB family antitoxin: MAWYKLALQPDGDVWLVTSPDFEEVVSFGKTQEEACRNGRNAIEEAIAARIADGEDIPFPMKDTDGKGHFVEVPMMVYLKSAIYMLMREKGWTRADLQRALGWSHREQIDRLFRLDHQTKLDAIEDAFKALGVTLTIDTPFSHAA; encoded by the coding sequence ATGGCGTGGTACAAACTGGCTCTTCAGCCGGACGGTGACGTTTGGCTGGTAACTTCACCCGATTTCGAGGAAGTTGTCTCCTTTGGGAAAACTCAGGAGGAGGCATGCCGTAACGGCCGGAATGCCATTGAAGAAGCGATAGCTGCGCGCATCGCCGACGGGGAGGATATTCCTTTCCCGATGAAGGATACCGACGGCAAAGGACATTTTGTCGAGGTACCAATGATGGTGTACCTGAAATCCGCTATATACATGCTAATGCGCGAAAAAGGGTGGACGCGTGCCGATCTTCAACGCGCTTTGGGTTGGAGCCACCGTGAGCAGATCGACCGACTTTTCAGGCTTGATCATCAGACCAAGTTGGATGCGATCGAGGACGCCTTCAAGGCTTTAGGAGTGACACTTACAATTGATACCCCTTTTAGTCATGCAGCTTGA
- a CDS encoding HNH endonuclease: MSWGFERDKRYNRQNDIHGKFAGQEQGGIITPADHKVVIAITGDRGKQHGYADERMSDGSYHYFGAGRNGDMKFRDRNRRLYEHSADGKSLLLFKEERRELRFLGEYVCEGYDERQAPGENKKMRKAIVFHLRPLENINEEVDTESAAEPGVSDEELEKRAFAAAKPQAGKSEGKGRANIYERSKDVRNWVLRRAKGKCEYDGAPAPFLRADGEPYLEPHHIYRVSDGGPDDPRTVIALCPNCHRRAHSGVDKTPFNKELLAKIKTIQLDPKK; this comes from the coding sequence ATGAGCTGGGGCTTTGAGCGCGACAAGCGCTACAACCGACAGAATGACATTCACGGAAAGTTTGCAGGTCAGGAGCAAGGCGGCATTATCACGCCGGCTGACCACAAGGTCGTGATTGCCATAACGGGCGATCGCGGCAAACAACACGGCTACGCCGACGAACGAATGTCCGACGGTAGCTATCACTATTTCGGTGCTGGCCGAAATGGGGATATGAAGTTCAGAGACCGCAACCGACGGCTCTATGAACATAGTGCCGACGGCAAAAGCCTCCTTCTATTCAAAGAAGAGAGACGCGAACTCCGCTTCCTTGGCGAGTATGTTTGCGAAGGTTATGACGAACGCCAAGCCCCGGGTGAAAACAAAAAGATGCGTAAGGCGATCGTCTTCCATTTGCGACCGCTGGAAAACATCAATGAAGAGGTTGACACGGAAAGTGCCGCGGAGCCAGGAGTCAGTGACGAGGAGCTTGAAAAGCGAGCCTTCGCCGCCGCAAAACCTCAAGCAGGTAAGTCCGAAGGCAAAGGGAGGGCGAACATATATGAGCGAAGCAAAGATGTTCGCAATTGGGTGCTGCGCCGCGCCAAAGGCAAATGCGAATACGATGGTGCGCCGGCCCCCTTTCTCCGTGCAGACGGCGAACCGTACCTTGAACCACACCATATCTACAGGGTCAGTGACGGCGGTCCGGATGATCCGCGGACGGTGATCGCTCTTTGCCCGAACTGTCATCGACGTGCACATTCTGGTGTCGACAAGACGCCTTTTAACAAGGAACTTCTGGCAAAGATTAAGACAATTCAGCTTGATCCGAAGAAATGA
- a CDS encoding DUF4339 domain-containing protein translates to MGGVIRTSTWHYAVGQDYEGSIEEEELRALFRSGAVEGETFLWKPGMDGWVQAKDVGEFAGVFVKPPPLCDFTEGM, encoded by the coding sequence ATGGGTGGGGTCATACGGACGTCGACGTGGCACTATGCAGTCGGACAGGATTATGAGGGGTCGATTGAGGAAGAGGAGTTGCGTGCGCTATTCCGATCGGGAGCGGTGGAAGGCGAAACGTTCCTTTGGAAACCCGGCATGGACGGCTGGGTTCAGGCCAAGGATGTTGGGGAGTTCGCGGGTGTTTTCGTGAAGCCGCCGCCTTTGTGCGATTTCACTGAAGGCATGTAG
- a CDS encoding recombinase family protein: protein MFIRAYLRASTKEQDATRAKLDLTRFADERGLKIAATYIENETGSTLKRPELFRLLSDCQPGDVLLVEQVDRLSRLNTEDWSKLKAEITAKRVRVVALDLPTSHQLAQQGDEFSSRMLDAINGMMLDMLAAIARKDYEDRRRRQAQGIQNAKSRGAFKGRPEDEKRNAALTAMLKSKQSWASIVAATGVSTSTLARLAKRIREEETAI, encoded by the coding sequence ATGTTTATTCGGGCATACCTGAGGGCCTCCACAAAAGAGCAGGATGCCACGCGCGCAAAGCTGGACCTCACCCGCTTTGCGGACGAGCGCGGCTTAAAGATTGCTGCCACTTACATTGAGAATGAAACGGGTTCCACGCTAAAGCGCCCTGAGCTTTTCCGGCTACTCTCGGATTGCCAGCCTGGCGACGTCTTGCTGGTCGAACAAGTAGACCGCCTCAGCCGCCTCAACACCGAGGACTGGTCGAAGCTCAAGGCGGAGATCACGGCGAAACGCGTACGCGTGGTAGCGCTCGACCTGCCGACTTCACATCAGCTAGCGCAACAGGGAGACGAATTCTCCTCCCGGATGCTCGATGCTATCAACGGCATGATGCTCGACATGCTAGCGGCTATAGCTCGCAAAGATTACGAGGACCGTCGTAGACGCCAGGCTCAAGGCATCCAAAATGCCAAGTCCCGGGGCGCCTTCAAGGGGCGCCCCGAAGACGAGAAGCGCAACGCCGCACTGACAGCAATGCTCAAGAGCAAACAAAGTTGGGCAAGCATCGTCGCAGCGACAGGCGTCTCAACTTCGACACTAGCGCGACTGGCCAAGCGCATCCGCGAGGAAGAAACGGCTATATGA